A section of the Malaclemys terrapin pileata isolate rMalTer1 chromosome 15, rMalTer1.hap1, whole genome shotgun sequence genome encodes:
- the DLG4 gene encoding disks large homolog 4 isoform X2, which translates to MDCLCIVTTKKYRYQDEDSPPLEQSPAHLPNQVKAPELVHVSEKNLSQIENVHGYVSHSHVSPMKANSPPVIVNTDTLEAPAYVNGTEGEMEYEEITLERGNSGLGFSIAGGTDNPHIGDDPSIFITKIIPGGAAAQDGRLRVNDSILFVNDVDVREVTHSTAVEALKEAGSIVRLYVMRRKALAEKVMEVKLIKGPKGLGFSIAGGVGNQHIPGDNSIYVTKIIEGGAAHKDGRLQIGDKILAVNNVSLEDVMHEDAVAALKNTYDVVYLKVAKPTNMYLNDSYAPPDITTSYSQHLDNEISHQSYLGTDYPQAMTPTSPRRYSPIPKEMMGEEDIPREPRRIIIHRGSTGLGFNIVGGEDGEGIFISFILAGGPADLSGELRKGDQILSVNGVDLRNATHEQAAIALKNAGQTVTIIAQYKPDEYSRFEAKIHDLREQLMSSSLGSGTASLRSNPKRGFYIRALFDYDKTKDCGFLSQALSFRFGDVLHVVDASDDEWWQARRVHPDGEGDEIGFVPSKRRVERREWTRLKAKDRVPGSGSQGREDSVLSYETVMQMEVHYARPIIILGPTKDRANDDLLSEFPDKFGSCVPHTTRPKREYEVDGRDYHFVASREKMEKDIQGHKFIEAGQYNSHLYGTSVQSVREVAEQGKHCILDVSANAVRRLQAAQLHPIAIFIRPRSLENVLEISKRITEEQARKAFDRAIKLEQEFTECFSAIVEGESFEEIYHKIKRIIEELSGPYIWIPARERL; encoded by the exons AAATATCGCTACCAAGATGAGGACAGCCCGCCCCTGGAGCAGAGCCCGGCGCATCTCCCCAACCAGGTAAAGGCCCCCGAGCTGGTGCACGTCTCGGAGAAGAACCTGTCCCAGATCGAGAACGTCCACGGCTACGTGTCCCACTCCCACGTCTCCCCCATGAAG GCGAATTCTCCGCCCGTCATCGTCAACACGGACACGCTGGAGGCGCCGGCATAT GTGAACGGGACGGAGGGGGAGATGGAGTACGAAGAAATCACGTTAGAACGG GGTAACTCCGGGCTGGGGTTCAGCATTGCTGGGGGGACGGACAACCCCCACATTGGGGACGACCCCAGTATCTTCATCACGAAAATCATCCCTGGGGGAGCGGCAGCTCAGGACGGCCGCCTCAG ggTGAACGACAGCATCCTGTTTGTGAACGATGTGGACGTGCGAGAGGTGACACACAGCACGGCGGTGGAGGCGCTGAAGGAAGCCGGCTCCATCGTGCGTCTCTACGTCATGCGGCGTAAGGCCCTGGCCGAGAAGGTCATGGAGGTGAAGCTCATCAAGGGGCCCAAAG GTCTGGGGTTCAGCATCGCAGGGGGTGTCGGGAACCAGCACATCCCGGGGGATAACAGCATCTACGTCACCAAGATCATCGAGGGGGGGGCCGCCCACAAGGACGGGCGCCTCCAGATCGGGGACAAGATCCTGGCG gtgAACAACGTCAGCCTGGAGGATGTGATGCATGAGGATGCCGTGGCCGCGCTGAAGAACACGTACGACGTCGTCTACCTGAAGGTGGCCAAACCCACCAACATGTACCTCAACGACTCCTACGCCCCACCCGACATCACCACCT CGTATTCCCAGCACCTGGACAATGAAATCAGCCACCAGAGTTACCTGGGGACCGACTACCCCCAAGCCatgacccccacctccccccggcgctactcccccatccccaaggagatgatgggggaagaggacatacccag ggaaCCCCGCCGGATCATCATCCACCGCGGCTCGACGGGCCTGGGATTCAACATTGTCGGGGGTGAGGACGGCGAAGGAATCTTCATCTCCTTCATCCTGGCTGGGGGGCCGGCTGACCTGAGTGGGGAGCTGCGGAAAGGGGACCAGATCCTCTCG GTGAACGGGGTGGATCTCCGGAACGCAACACACGAGCAGGCTGCCATCGCTCTGAAAAATGCTGGGCAGACGGTGACGATCATCGCACAGTATAAACCTGATG AGTACAGCCGCTTCGAGGCCAAAATCCATGACCTGCGGGAGCAGCTGATGAGCAGCAGTCTGGGCTCGGGGACGGCGTCGCTCCGCAGCAACCCCAAGAGGGGCTTTTACATCCG ggcgCTGTTCGACTACGACAAGACGAAGGACTGCGGGTTCCTGAGCCAGGCGCTGAGTTTCCGCTTCGGGGACGTGCTGCACGTGGTGGACGCCTCGGACGATGAGTGGTGGCAGGCGCGGCGGGTCCACCCCGACGGGGAGGGGGACGAGATCGGCTTCGTGCCCAGCAAGAgacg GGTGGAGCGCCGGGAGTGGACGCGGTTAAAGGCCAAG gATCGGGTGCCAGGATCGGGCTCTCAAG GTCGGGAGGATTCGGTGTTGAGCTACGAGACAGTGATGCAGATGGAAG tgcactACGCTCGCCCCATTATCATCCTGGGGCCCACCAAGGACCGAGCGAACGACGATCTGCTCTCCGAGTTCCCCGACAAGTTCGGCTCCTGTGTCCCCC ACACCACGCGGCCGAAGCGGGAGTACGAGGTGGACGGGCGGGACTATCACTTCGTGGCGTCGCGGGAGAAGATGGAGAAGGACATCCAGGGCCACAAGTTCATCGAGGCCGGGCAATACAACAGCCACCTGTACGGGACCAGCGTCCAGTCCGTGCGCGAGGTGGCCGAGCAG ggcaAACACTGCATCCTGGACGTCTCGGCCAACGCCGTGCGGCGGCTCCAGGCCGCCCAGCTCCACCCGATCGCCATCTTCATCCGGCCCCGGTCCCTGGAGAATGTCCT ggagatCAGCAAGCGGATAACAGAGGAGCAGGCGCGAAAAGCCTTCGACCGAGCCATCAAACTGGAACAAGAATTCACAGAGTGCTTCTCGG CCATCGTCGAAGGCGAGAGTTTCGAGGAGATCTACCACAAAATCAAACGGATTATCGAGGAACTTTCGGGGCCGTACATCTGGATCCCGGCCCGGGAGAGACTTTAG
- the DLG4 gene encoding disks large homolog 4 isoform X4: MDCLCIVTTKKYRYQDEDSPPLEQSPAHLPNQANSPPVIVNTDTLEAPAYVNGTEGEMEYEEITLERGNSGLGFSIAGGTDNPHIGDDPSIFITKIIPGGAAAQDGRLRVNDSILFVNDVDVREVTHSTAVEALKEAGSIVRLYVMRRKALAEKVMEVKLIKGPKGLGFSIAGGVGNQHIPGDNSIYVTKIIEGGAAHKDGRLQIGDKILAVNNVSLEDVMHEDAVAALKNTYDVVYLKVAKPTNMYLNDSYAPPDITTSYSQHLDNEISHQSYLGTDYPQAMTPTSPRRYSPIPKEMMGEEDIPREPRRIIIHRGSTGLGFNIVGGEDGEGIFISFILAGGPADLSGELRKGDQILSVNGVDLRNATHEQAAIALKNAGQTVTIIAQYKPDEYSRFEAKIHDLREQLMSSSLGSGTASLRSNPKRGFYIRALFDYDKTKDCGFLSQALSFRFGDVLHVVDASDDEWWQARRVHPDGEGDEIGFVPSKRRVERREWTRLKAKDRVPGSGSQGREDSVLSYETVMQMEVHYARPIIILGPTKDRANDDLLSEFPDKFGSCVPHTTRPKREYEVDGRDYHFVASREKMEKDIQGHKFIEAGQYNSHLYGTSVQSVREVAEQGKHCILDVSANAVRRLQAAQLHPIAIFIRPRSLENVLEISKRITEEQARKAFDRAIKLEQEFTECFSAIVEGESFEEIYHKIKRIIEELSGPYIWIPARERL, from the exons AAATATCGCTACCAAGATGAGGACAGCCCGCCCCTGGAGCAGAGCCCGGCGCATCTCCCCAACCAG GCGAATTCTCCGCCCGTCATCGTCAACACGGACACGCTGGAGGCGCCGGCATAT GTGAACGGGACGGAGGGGGAGATGGAGTACGAAGAAATCACGTTAGAACGG GGTAACTCCGGGCTGGGGTTCAGCATTGCTGGGGGGACGGACAACCCCCACATTGGGGACGACCCCAGTATCTTCATCACGAAAATCATCCCTGGGGGAGCGGCAGCTCAGGACGGCCGCCTCAG ggTGAACGACAGCATCCTGTTTGTGAACGATGTGGACGTGCGAGAGGTGACACACAGCACGGCGGTGGAGGCGCTGAAGGAAGCCGGCTCCATCGTGCGTCTCTACGTCATGCGGCGTAAGGCCCTGGCCGAGAAGGTCATGGAGGTGAAGCTCATCAAGGGGCCCAAAG GTCTGGGGTTCAGCATCGCAGGGGGTGTCGGGAACCAGCACATCCCGGGGGATAACAGCATCTACGTCACCAAGATCATCGAGGGGGGGGCCGCCCACAAGGACGGGCGCCTCCAGATCGGGGACAAGATCCTGGCG gtgAACAACGTCAGCCTGGAGGATGTGATGCATGAGGATGCCGTGGCCGCGCTGAAGAACACGTACGACGTCGTCTACCTGAAGGTGGCCAAACCCACCAACATGTACCTCAACGACTCCTACGCCCCACCCGACATCACCACCT CGTATTCCCAGCACCTGGACAATGAAATCAGCCACCAGAGTTACCTGGGGACCGACTACCCCCAAGCCatgacccccacctccccccggcgctactcccccatccccaaggagatgatgggggaagaggacatacccag ggaaCCCCGCCGGATCATCATCCACCGCGGCTCGACGGGCCTGGGATTCAACATTGTCGGGGGTGAGGACGGCGAAGGAATCTTCATCTCCTTCATCCTGGCTGGGGGGCCGGCTGACCTGAGTGGGGAGCTGCGGAAAGGGGACCAGATCCTCTCG GTGAACGGGGTGGATCTCCGGAACGCAACACACGAGCAGGCTGCCATCGCTCTGAAAAATGCTGGGCAGACGGTGACGATCATCGCACAGTATAAACCTGATG AGTACAGCCGCTTCGAGGCCAAAATCCATGACCTGCGGGAGCAGCTGATGAGCAGCAGTCTGGGCTCGGGGACGGCGTCGCTCCGCAGCAACCCCAAGAGGGGCTTTTACATCCG ggcgCTGTTCGACTACGACAAGACGAAGGACTGCGGGTTCCTGAGCCAGGCGCTGAGTTTCCGCTTCGGGGACGTGCTGCACGTGGTGGACGCCTCGGACGATGAGTGGTGGCAGGCGCGGCGGGTCCACCCCGACGGGGAGGGGGACGAGATCGGCTTCGTGCCCAGCAAGAgacg GGTGGAGCGCCGGGAGTGGACGCGGTTAAAGGCCAAG gATCGGGTGCCAGGATCGGGCTCTCAAG GTCGGGAGGATTCGGTGTTGAGCTACGAGACAGTGATGCAGATGGAAG tgcactACGCTCGCCCCATTATCATCCTGGGGCCCACCAAGGACCGAGCGAACGACGATCTGCTCTCCGAGTTCCCCGACAAGTTCGGCTCCTGTGTCCCCC ACACCACGCGGCCGAAGCGGGAGTACGAGGTGGACGGGCGGGACTATCACTTCGTGGCGTCGCGGGAGAAGATGGAGAAGGACATCCAGGGCCACAAGTTCATCGAGGCCGGGCAATACAACAGCCACCTGTACGGGACCAGCGTCCAGTCCGTGCGCGAGGTGGCCGAGCAG ggcaAACACTGCATCCTGGACGTCTCGGCCAACGCCGTGCGGCGGCTCCAGGCCGCCCAGCTCCACCCGATCGCCATCTTCATCCGGCCCCGGTCCCTGGAGAATGTCCT ggagatCAGCAAGCGGATAACAGAGGAGCAGGCGCGAAAAGCCTTCGACCGAGCCATCAAACTGGAACAAGAATTCACAGAGTGCTTCTCGG CCATCGTCGAAGGCGAGAGTTTCGAGGAGATCTACCACAAAATCAAACGGATTATCGAGGAACTTTCGGGGCCGTACATCTGGATCCCGGCCCGGGAGAGACTTTAG
- the DLG4 gene encoding disks large homolog 4 isoform X3: protein MCQCKVICSNRTLSLMFGCKKYRYQDEDSPPLEQSPAHLPNQANSPPVIVNTDTLEAPAYVNGTEGEMEYEEITLERGNSGLGFSIAGGTDNPHIGDDPSIFITKIIPGGAAAQDGRLRVNDSILFVNDVDVREVTHSTAVEALKEAGSIVRLYVMRRKALAEKVMEVKLIKGPKGLGFSIAGGVGNQHIPGDNSIYVTKIIEGGAAHKDGRLQIGDKILAVNNVSLEDVMHEDAVAALKNTYDVVYLKVAKPTNMYLNDSYAPPDITTSYSQHLDNEISHQSYLGTDYPQAMTPTSPRRYSPIPKEMMGEEDIPREPRRIIIHRGSTGLGFNIVGGEDGEGIFISFILAGGPADLSGELRKGDQILSVNGVDLRNATHEQAAIALKNAGQTVTIIAQYKPDEYSRFEAKIHDLREQLMSSSLGSGTASLRSNPKRGFYIRALFDYDKTKDCGFLSQALSFRFGDVLHVVDASDDEWWQARRVHPDGEGDEIGFVPSKRRVERREWTRLKAKDRVPGSGSQGREDSVLSYETVMQMEVHYARPIIILGPTKDRANDDLLSEFPDKFGSCVPHTTRPKREYEVDGRDYHFVASREKMEKDIQGHKFIEAGQYNSHLYGTSVQSVREVAEQGKHCILDVSANAVRRLQAAQLHPIAIFIRPRSLENVLEISKRITEEQARKAFDRAIKLEQEFTECFSAIVEGESFEEIYHKIKRIIEELSGPYIWIPARERL, encoded by the exons ATGTGCCAGTGCAAAGTCATTTGCAGCAACCGGACCCTGTCCCTGATGTTTGGGTGCAAG AAATATCGCTACCAAGATGAGGACAGCCCGCCCCTGGAGCAGAGCCCGGCGCATCTCCCCAACCAG GCGAATTCTCCGCCCGTCATCGTCAACACGGACACGCTGGAGGCGCCGGCATAT GTGAACGGGACGGAGGGGGAGATGGAGTACGAAGAAATCACGTTAGAACGG GGTAACTCCGGGCTGGGGTTCAGCATTGCTGGGGGGACGGACAACCCCCACATTGGGGACGACCCCAGTATCTTCATCACGAAAATCATCCCTGGGGGAGCGGCAGCTCAGGACGGCCGCCTCAG ggTGAACGACAGCATCCTGTTTGTGAACGATGTGGACGTGCGAGAGGTGACACACAGCACGGCGGTGGAGGCGCTGAAGGAAGCCGGCTCCATCGTGCGTCTCTACGTCATGCGGCGTAAGGCCCTGGCCGAGAAGGTCATGGAGGTGAAGCTCATCAAGGGGCCCAAAG GTCTGGGGTTCAGCATCGCAGGGGGTGTCGGGAACCAGCACATCCCGGGGGATAACAGCATCTACGTCACCAAGATCATCGAGGGGGGGGCCGCCCACAAGGACGGGCGCCTCCAGATCGGGGACAAGATCCTGGCG gtgAACAACGTCAGCCTGGAGGATGTGATGCATGAGGATGCCGTGGCCGCGCTGAAGAACACGTACGACGTCGTCTACCTGAAGGTGGCCAAACCCACCAACATGTACCTCAACGACTCCTACGCCCCACCCGACATCACCACCT CGTATTCCCAGCACCTGGACAATGAAATCAGCCACCAGAGTTACCTGGGGACCGACTACCCCCAAGCCatgacccccacctccccccggcgctactcccccatccccaaggagatgatgggggaagaggacatacccag ggaaCCCCGCCGGATCATCATCCACCGCGGCTCGACGGGCCTGGGATTCAACATTGTCGGGGGTGAGGACGGCGAAGGAATCTTCATCTCCTTCATCCTGGCTGGGGGGCCGGCTGACCTGAGTGGGGAGCTGCGGAAAGGGGACCAGATCCTCTCG GTGAACGGGGTGGATCTCCGGAACGCAACACACGAGCAGGCTGCCATCGCTCTGAAAAATGCTGGGCAGACGGTGACGATCATCGCACAGTATAAACCTGATG AGTACAGCCGCTTCGAGGCCAAAATCCATGACCTGCGGGAGCAGCTGATGAGCAGCAGTCTGGGCTCGGGGACGGCGTCGCTCCGCAGCAACCCCAAGAGGGGCTTTTACATCCG ggcgCTGTTCGACTACGACAAGACGAAGGACTGCGGGTTCCTGAGCCAGGCGCTGAGTTTCCGCTTCGGGGACGTGCTGCACGTGGTGGACGCCTCGGACGATGAGTGGTGGCAGGCGCGGCGGGTCCACCCCGACGGGGAGGGGGACGAGATCGGCTTCGTGCCCAGCAAGAgacg GGTGGAGCGCCGGGAGTGGACGCGGTTAAAGGCCAAG gATCGGGTGCCAGGATCGGGCTCTCAAG GTCGGGAGGATTCGGTGTTGAGCTACGAGACAGTGATGCAGATGGAAG tgcactACGCTCGCCCCATTATCATCCTGGGGCCCACCAAGGACCGAGCGAACGACGATCTGCTCTCCGAGTTCCCCGACAAGTTCGGCTCCTGTGTCCCCC ACACCACGCGGCCGAAGCGGGAGTACGAGGTGGACGGGCGGGACTATCACTTCGTGGCGTCGCGGGAGAAGATGGAGAAGGACATCCAGGGCCACAAGTTCATCGAGGCCGGGCAATACAACAGCCACCTGTACGGGACCAGCGTCCAGTCCGTGCGCGAGGTGGCCGAGCAG ggcaAACACTGCATCCTGGACGTCTCGGCCAACGCCGTGCGGCGGCTCCAGGCCGCCCAGCTCCACCCGATCGCCATCTTCATCCGGCCCCGGTCCCTGGAGAATGTCCT ggagatCAGCAAGCGGATAACAGAGGAGCAGGCGCGAAAAGCCTTCGACCGAGCCATCAAACTGGAACAAGAATTCACAGAGTGCTTCTCGG CCATCGTCGAAGGCGAGAGTTTCGAGGAGATCTACCACAAAATCAAACGGATTATCGAGGAACTTTCGGGGCCGTACATCTGGATCCCGGCCCGGGAGAGACTTTAG
- the DLG4 gene encoding disks large homolog 4 isoform X1 — protein sequence MCQCKVICSNRTLSLMFGCKKYRYQDEDSPPLEQSPAHLPNQVKAPELVHVSEKNLSQIENVHGYVSHSHVSPMKANSPPVIVNTDTLEAPAYVNGTEGEMEYEEITLERGNSGLGFSIAGGTDNPHIGDDPSIFITKIIPGGAAAQDGRLRVNDSILFVNDVDVREVTHSTAVEALKEAGSIVRLYVMRRKALAEKVMEVKLIKGPKGLGFSIAGGVGNQHIPGDNSIYVTKIIEGGAAHKDGRLQIGDKILAVNNVSLEDVMHEDAVAALKNTYDVVYLKVAKPTNMYLNDSYAPPDITTSYSQHLDNEISHQSYLGTDYPQAMTPTSPRRYSPIPKEMMGEEDIPREPRRIIIHRGSTGLGFNIVGGEDGEGIFISFILAGGPADLSGELRKGDQILSVNGVDLRNATHEQAAIALKNAGQTVTIIAQYKPDEYSRFEAKIHDLREQLMSSSLGSGTASLRSNPKRGFYIRALFDYDKTKDCGFLSQALSFRFGDVLHVVDASDDEWWQARRVHPDGEGDEIGFVPSKRRVERREWTRLKAKDRVPGSGSQGREDSVLSYETVMQMEVHYARPIIILGPTKDRANDDLLSEFPDKFGSCVPHTTRPKREYEVDGRDYHFVASREKMEKDIQGHKFIEAGQYNSHLYGTSVQSVREVAEQGKHCILDVSANAVRRLQAAQLHPIAIFIRPRSLENVLEISKRITEEQARKAFDRAIKLEQEFTECFSAIVEGESFEEIYHKIKRIIEELSGPYIWIPARERL from the exons ATGTGCCAGTGCAAAGTCATTTGCAGCAACCGGACCCTGTCCCTGATGTTTGGGTGCAAG AAATATCGCTACCAAGATGAGGACAGCCCGCCCCTGGAGCAGAGCCCGGCGCATCTCCCCAACCAGGTAAAGGCCCCCGAGCTGGTGCACGTCTCGGAGAAGAACCTGTCCCAGATCGAGAACGTCCACGGCTACGTGTCCCACTCCCACGTCTCCCCCATGAAG GCGAATTCTCCGCCCGTCATCGTCAACACGGACACGCTGGAGGCGCCGGCATAT GTGAACGGGACGGAGGGGGAGATGGAGTACGAAGAAATCACGTTAGAACGG GGTAACTCCGGGCTGGGGTTCAGCATTGCTGGGGGGACGGACAACCCCCACATTGGGGACGACCCCAGTATCTTCATCACGAAAATCATCCCTGGGGGAGCGGCAGCTCAGGACGGCCGCCTCAG ggTGAACGACAGCATCCTGTTTGTGAACGATGTGGACGTGCGAGAGGTGACACACAGCACGGCGGTGGAGGCGCTGAAGGAAGCCGGCTCCATCGTGCGTCTCTACGTCATGCGGCGTAAGGCCCTGGCCGAGAAGGTCATGGAGGTGAAGCTCATCAAGGGGCCCAAAG GTCTGGGGTTCAGCATCGCAGGGGGTGTCGGGAACCAGCACATCCCGGGGGATAACAGCATCTACGTCACCAAGATCATCGAGGGGGGGGCCGCCCACAAGGACGGGCGCCTCCAGATCGGGGACAAGATCCTGGCG gtgAACAACGTCAGCCTGGAGGATGTGATGCATGAGGATGCCGTGGCCGCGCTGAAGAACACGTACGACGTCGTCTACCTGAAGGTGGCCAAACCCACCAACATGTACCTCAACGACTCCTACGCCCCACCCGACATCACCACCT CGTATTCCCAGCACCTGGACAATGAAATCAGCCACCAGAGTTACCTGGGGACCGACTACCCCCAAGCCatgacccccacctccccccggcgctactcccccatccccaaggagatgatgggggaagaggacatacccag ggaaCCCCGCCGGATCATCATCCACCGCGGCTCGACGGGCCTGGGATTCAACATTGTCGGGGGTGAGGACGGCGAAGGAATCTTCATCTCCTTCATCCTGGCTGGGGGGCCGGCTGACCTGAGTGGGGAGCTGCGGAAAGGGGACCAGATCCTCTCG GTGAACGGGGTGGATCTCCGGAACGCAACACACGAGCAGGCTGCCATCGCTCTGAAAAATGCTGGGCAGACGGTGACGATCATCGCACAGTATAAACCTGATG AGTACAGCCGCTTCGAGGCCAAAATCCATGACCTGCGGGAGCAGCTGATGAGCAGCAGTCTGGGCTCGGGGACGGCGTCGCTCCGCAGCAACCCCAAGAGGGGCTTTTACATCCG ggcgCTGTTCGACTACGACAAGACGAAGGACTGCGGGTTCCTGAGCCAGGCGCTGAGTTTCCGCTTCGGGGACGTGCTGCACGTGGTGGACGCCTCGGACGATGAGTGGTGGCAGGCGCGGCGGGTCCACCCCGACGGGGAGGGGGACGAGATCGGCTTCGTGCCCAGCAAGAgacg GGTGGAGCGCCGGGAGTGGACGCGGTTAAAGGCCAAG gATCGGGTGCCAGGATCGGGCTCTCAAG GTCGGGAGGATTCGGTGTTGAGCTACGAGACAGTGATGCAGATGGAAG tgcactACGCTCGCCCCATTATCATCCTGGGGCCCACCAAGGACCGAGCGAACGACGATCTGCTCTCCGAGTTCCCCGACAAGTTCGGCTCCTGTGTCCCCC ACACCACGCGGCCGAAGCGGGAGTACGAGGTGGACGGGCGGGACTATCACTTCGTGGCGTCGCGGGAGAAGATGGAGAAGGACATCCAGGGCCACAAGTTCATCGAGGCCGGGCAATACAACAGCCACCTGTACGGGACCAGCGTCCAGTCCGTGCGCGAGGTGGCCGAGCAG ggcaAACACTGCATCCTGGACGTCTCGGCCAACGCCGTGCGGCGGCTCCAGGCCGCCCAGCTCCACCCGATCGCCATCTTCATCCGGCCCCGGTCCCTGGAGAATGTCCT ggagatCAGCAAGCGGATAACAGAGGAGCAGGCGCGAAAAGCCTTCGACCGAGCCATCAAACTGGAACAAGAATTCACAGAGTGCTTCTCGG CCATCGTCGAAGGCGAGAGTTTCGAGGAGATCTACCACAAAATCAAACGGATTATCGAGGAACTTTCGGGGCCGTACATCTGGATCCCGGCCCGGGAGAGACTTTAG
- the DLG4 gene encoding disks large homolog 4 isoform X5 → MFVSVWYAKKMGRRLLDNVRRAQRQRGRATANSPPVIVNTDTLEAPAYVNGTEGEMEYEEITLERGNSGLGFSIAGGTDNPHIGDDPSIFITKIIPGGAAAQDGRLRVNDSILFVNDVDVREVTHSTAVEALKEAGSIVRLYVMRRKALAEKVMEVKLIKGPKGLGFSIAGGVGNQHIPGDNSIYVTKIIEGGAAHKDGRLQIGDKILAVNNVSLEDVMHEDAVAALKNTYDVVYLKVAKPTNMYLNDSYAPPDITTSYSQHLDNEISHQSYLGTDYPQAMTPTSPRRYSPIPKEMMGEEDIPREPRRIIIHRGSTGLGFNIVGGEDGEGIFISFILAGGPADLSGELRKGDQILSVNGVDLRNATHEQAAIALKNAGQTVTIIAQYKPDEYSRFEAKIHDLREQLMSSSLGSGTASLRSNPKRGFYIRALFDYDKTKDCGFLSQALSFRFGDVLHVVDASDDEWWQARRVHPDGEGDEIGFVPSKRRVERREWTRLKAKDRVPGSGSQGREDSVLSYETVMQMEVHYARPIIILGPTKDRANDDLLSEFPDKFGSCVPHTTRPKREYEVDGRDYHFVASREKMEKDIQGHKFIEAGQYNSHLYGTSVQSVREVAEQGKHCILDVSANAVRRLQAAQLHPIAIFIRPRSLENVLEISKRITEEQARKAFDRAIKLEQEFTECFSAIVEGESFEEIYHKIKRIIEELSGPYIWIPARERL, encoded by the exons ATGTTCGTGTCGGTCTGGTACGCCAAGAAGATGGGCCGCCGCCTCCTGGACAACGTCCGCCGGGCCCAGAGACAGCGGGGCCGGGCCACG GCGAATTCTCCGCCCGTCATCGTCAACACGGACACGCTGGAGGCGCCGGCATAT GTGAACGGGACGGAGGGGGAGATGGAGTACGAAGAAATCACGTTAGAACGG GGTAACTCCGGGCTGGGGTTCAGCATTGCTGGGGGGACGGACAACCCCCACATTGGGGACGACCCCAGTATCTTCATCACGAAAATCATCCCTGGGGGAGCGGCAGCTCAGGACGGCCGCCTCAG ggTGAACGACAGCATCCTGTTTGTGAACGATGTGGACGTGCGAGAGGTGACACACAGCACGGCGGTGGAGGCGCTGAAGGAAGCCGGCTCCATCGTGCGTCTCTACGTCATGCGGCGTAAGGCCCTGGCCGAGAAGGTCATGGAGGTGAAGCTCATCAAGGGGCCCAAAG GTCTGGGGTTCAGCATCGCAGGGGGTGTCGGGAACCAGCACATCCCGGGGGATAACAGCATCTACGTCACCAAGATCATCGAGGGGGGGGCCGCCCACAAGGACGGGCGCCTCCAGATCGGGGACAAGATCCTGGCG gtgAACAACGTCAGCCTGGAGGATGTGATGCATGAGGATGCCGTGGCCGCGCTGAAGAACACGTACGACGTCGTCTACCTGAAGGTGGCCAAACCCACCAACATGTACCTCAACGACTCCTACGCCCCACCCGACATCACCACCT CGTATTCCCAGCACCTGGACAATGAAATCAGCCACCAGAGTTACCTGGGGACCGACTACCCCCAAGCCatgacccccacctccccccggcgctactcccccatccccaaggagatgatgggggaagaggacatacccag ggaaCCCCGCCGGATCATCATCCACCGCGGCTCGACGGGCCTGGGATTCAACATTGTCGGGGGTGAGGACGGCGAAGGAATCTTCATCTCCTTCATCCTGGCTGGGGGGCCGGCTGACCTGAGTGGGGAGCTGCGGAAAGGGGACCAGATCCTCTCG GTGAACGGGGTGGATCTCCGGAACGCAACACACGAGCAGGCTGCCATCGCTCTGAAAAATGCTGGGCAGACGGTGACGATCATCGCACAGTATAAACCTGATG AGTACAGCCGCTTCGAGGCCAAAATCCATGACCTGCGGGAGCAGCTGATGAGCAGCAGTCTGGGCTCGGGGACGGCGTCGCTCCGCAGCAACCCCAAGAGGGGCTTTTACATCCG ggcgCTGTTCGACTACGACAAGACGAAGGACTGCGGGTTCCTGAGCCAGGCGCTGAGTTTCCGCTTCGGGGACGTGCTGCACGTGGTGGACGCCTCGGACGATGAGTGGTGGCAGGCGCGGCGGGTCCACCCCGACGGGGAGGGGGACGAGATCGGCTTCGTGCCCAGCAAGAgacg GGTGGAGCGCCGGGAGTGGACGCGGTTAAAGGCCAAG gATCGGGTGCCAGGATCGGGCTCTCAAG GTCGGGAGGATTCGGTGTTGAGCTACGAGACAGTGATGCAGATGGAAG tgcactACGCTCGCCCCATTATCATCCTGGGGCCCACCAAGGACCGAGCGAACGACGATCTGCTCTCCGAGTTCCCCGACAAGTTCGGCTCCTGTGTCCCCC ACACCACGCGGCCGAAGCGGGAGTACGAGGTGGACGGGCGGGACTATCACTTCGTGGCGTCGCGGGAGAAGATGGAGAAGGACATCCAGGGCCACAAGTTCATCGAGGCCGGGCAATACAACAGCCACCTGTACGGGACCAGCGTCCAGTCCGTGCGCGAGGTGGCCGAGCAG ggcaAACACTGCATCCTGGACGTCTCGGCCAACGCCGTGCGGCGGCTCCAGGCCGCCCAGCTCCACCCGATCGCCATCTTCATCCGGCCCCGGTCCCTGGAGAATGTCCT ggagatCAGCAAGCGGATAACAGAGGAGCAGGCGCGAAAAGCCTTCGACCGAGCCATCAAACTGGAACAAGAATTCACAGAGTGCTTCTCGG CCATCGTCGAAGGCGAGAGTTTCGAGGAGATCTACCACAAAATCAAACGGATTATCGAGGAACTTTCGGGGCCGTACATCTGGATCCCGGCCCGGGAGAGACTTTAG